TTCGTAatatattatatgaaaaaaagCACGCTAAAAAATAGTTGATTCTATctttatgttaaaataaacatacacagggagttccctgacggtccagtggttaggacttggcactttcactgccatggcctgggttcaatccctggtcagggaactaagataccacaagctgcacagcatgaccaaaaaaaaaaaatttttttaataaataaaataaatatatacaaggaAAAAATTCCTTAGATAGCCATTCAATCTCTGGGATCATAAATGATATTTAGCTTCTTTTAGCTCATTTACTGCCTACGTTTTCTAAAGTACATATTAATTGCATAATTACAcattatcaaattattttaagtacTAGAGTACCTAACCACCTTTTACAAAAATGTTACTATAGGAAAATGTGGCCCAGATTCAAACAAGAACTATCAGTAATATACTCCTCATTCTAATAGCACTGGCAATGAGAATTCCTTCTTCATAACTCATTCTATCCCTCTCACCCTCTACCTAAAATCCCACCTCCAAAGAGTAGAAATAGCTACTTCTGAAGGCCGGAGGTTGGGAGGAAAGGAACTGGGAtatgttgaagaaaggaactgaaGGGTTATGAGGAACAGACTCCTGGTATTTTGGGAGAAGCTTTAGGAATAGGGCTTGAGGaagaagtggggagaggaggtTCCATGGATAAACTTCAGCAAAACAGTTTCTCCCCTCACCAATTTTCTCTGTATTCAGGTGCACAGTCACTGTTACAAGTCAACTGCTATAGGGAGAAACCCCAGAGATCCCAGAACTGAGTCTGattaagaaaaagcatttgcaaCAGTGAAAGGAAACAGGGTGTACTCGCTCAGTGATTccagattctgttgctttgttcctTTGTTAGCACATTTTATGTCTTTCTTCAGCccaattttttactttgttaaccTATCTTCTTTCAGCTTCTCTAGCATGATATGCTGCTCCTCCAACCACAGGTCCTTTGACATACCAGTTCCTCCACCTAAAGTATTTCTATCCCCTTCCAAACACTATCTTGACTAATTTATCTTCTACTCATTTTTCCAATCTAGGTCAAGTGTCACTTTCTCAGGGAAACCTTGAAAACTCTAGTCCACAACAGATTCTTTCAAGCCTGTATCACAATTTGTAAATATACATTAAGAAATTATTTAGTATGGTTATTAATGTCTAGTTGAACCAATACGTCCCAAGACCAATGAAAGCGGTGCCATTAGCTGGTTTGTTCACCACTGCCACCTCTGCCTCTGGAGCACAgcaagtgctcaacaaatattgggttggccaaaaggttgttcagctttttctgtaaaatggctcTAGTAGCCCTTAggtgtctttaacttcattcaaaacaattttgttagattgtatgtgacagctgtcatatcagtgtgcatttttaaaaaacttatcaaaattgatgaatttttgtgtagccattttattattgaagatggaagaaaaaaagcaacattttcgtcatatgctttattatttcaagaaaggtaaaaacacaactgaaatgcaaaaaaagatttgtgcagtgtatggagaaggcgctgtgactgatcaaacgtgtcaaaagtggtttgcgaagtttcatgctggagatttcttgttGGACGATGTTCCATGGTTGGGTAGATCACCTGAAGTTGATggcgatcaaattgagacattaattgagaacagtcaacgttataccatgcgggagatagccgacatactcaaaatatccaaatcaagcactgaaaatcatttacaccggcttggttatgtgaatcactttgatgtttgggctccacagaagttaagcaaaaaaacctTCTTCCCCGTATTTCTACATGCGagtctctacttaaacgtaatgaaaacgttccttttttttttttttttttgcggtacgcgggcctctcactgttggggcctctcccgttgcggagcacaggctccggacgcgcaggctcaggagccatggctcacgggcccagccgctccgcggcatgtgggatcttcccagaccggggcacgaacccgtgtcccctgcatcggcaggcgtactctcaaccactaagccatcagggaagcccaggaaaacgttccatttttaaaacaaactgtgacgggcaatgaaaagtggatactgtacaataatgtggaacggaagagatcgtggggcaagtgaaatgaaccaccaccaaccacaccaaaggctggtcttcatccgaAGAAGGTGATGTcatgtatatggtgggattggaagggagtcctctattatgagctccttccaaaaaaaccaaatgattaattccaacaagtactgctcccagttagaccaactgtaAGCATCACTCAaagaaaagtgtccagaattagtcaacagaaaatgcataatcttccatcaggataacgcaagactgcatgtttctttgatggccaggcaaaaactgttaacagcttggctgggaagttctgattcacccGCCGTTTTCACCAGatattgcaccttcagatttccatttatttaggtctttacaaaattctcttaatggaaaaaatttcagttccctggaagactgtaaaaggcacctggaacagttctttgctcaaaaagataaaacgttttgggaagatggaattatgaagttgcctgaaaaatggcagaagatagtggaacaaaaggatgactatgttgttcaataaagatCTTGGTGAAAacagaaggcactttttggccaacccaatatttgctGAACGagggagggaatgaatgaatgaatgaatgaacagctaAGCAAATGACTAAGAATCCAGAGGCCTTGATGGGGTAAGAGTTGTATTATCTATGTCCGCTCATGGTGGAAGCATGtgtaaattttttcctttgattgCTGTTGAACTTGTTCCTGTACTcacaaaacaaagtttaaaaaatatatatatcactttgagCCTCCTGCTCCAGCTCCATGGCCCggccagctccctccctccctcccctgcagccaGATGCCTGCCTTCCCCCCTCCgcagccccccccccacacacacacacagagcagctgCAGGCAGCCGCTGACTTTGGAGGCTGAGTCATCACTACAGAGTGGgaagggcagcagcagcagagaatCCAAACCTCAAAGGTGGTATCACAAAGTACCTTTTCTCCAAGTTGGGGGCTCAGAGGGGCACCATCATGAGCAACGTTACCACTGTGAAAGAAGGTTGGGTTCAGAAGAGGggagaatatataaaaaactggaGGCCAAGATATTTCCTTTTGAAGACAGATGGCTCATTCATAGGATATAAAGAGAAACCCCAAGATGTGGATTTACCTTATCCCCTCAACAACTTTTCAGTAGCAAAATGCCAGTTAATGAAAACAGAACGACCAAAGCCAAACACATTTATTATCAGATGTCTCCAGTGGACCACTGTTAATAGAGAGAACATTTCATGTAGACACtccagaggaaagggaagaatggaCAGAAGCTATCCAAGCTGTGGCAGACAGACTCCAGAGGcaagaagaggagagaatgaaTTGTAGTCCAACTTCACAAATTGATAATATAGGAGGAAGAGATGGATGCTTCTACAACCCATCataaaagaaaggcagaaaacaTCTTACTTCCCTCCTCAGCACAACATTTATATGTGTGGAAGAAATATGTTAACaactgccatttgcaaaaactgTTAGCCAATTATCTTATGATATGCTATTATATTGGTGTGGATGGTTTTTAATCAGGTGAATCTTAAACCTGTCATTGTTTAAGACCAAATAATTGAAACATCACTTTATTTCAGTGTTTCAGCAATTAGCACTGAATGTTGAAAGGGCTTGTTAGGAAGTTGTGATTGATGTGCCGTCATACTACTttatataatttgcatttttccctTATTGTTTTAATACTATTTTAGAAACTTGGAAATAAAGTGTTTTCCCTAATGATATGGTCCTTTTCTATTTACCATTCTATGTTCTCCTGAAAGCAGAAGCTGAAATGGCTCTGGTGTACTTCATGCTTGGTGCCCTAGCCTCACTAATGTCAGCAGGAAAGCGAACAATCTTGGAAGTTATAGCTTTTTATTTTGGTAGCTGCTTCTGAGCCAATGAGGGAAACAGATTTTTTCTTCCCTCAGTGCTCCAGAATAATAAGTgccaatttatatatttataagaattgtaaattatagttttcattgctACAGAAAATTGAAAAGCAACTCCCTATTGAAAAAGTGGTATTTTAAGATTAACGGTACAAGTATTCAAAATAGATGAACATGCCATATTTAATGTTAGAATATATTTGTtataatagattttaaattaatcttCAGGTAGGAAAATGCTAAttgttaaggtaattatccatgtAATTTGGTATTAGTACAGTGATTAAGAACTCTTAAGTtagactgcctgagttcaaatcctctTTTTCCTATGTGCTAACCATGTGAACTTGGTGAGCTTTACAGTTACAACTTAGATTCAGTTAATCATCCTTTCCTTACCTGAAATTTCTATTCTAATTAGAATAATATTCTATACTTGATCTTGGACAAATTTCTGAGAAccctgtatgtcttccttgaagACTAATCCTCTATTTGTTAGTTGAATTGTATCCCTCTTTTCTTTTGAGTCACCTTAACCACGCTCTGCCCTGTTCCTCAGTtactgcaaagagaaaaacacaatcTAGCTTTACCCACcttctcagagagaaaaaagctTCTTTTGCTCATGTATGTGCACATGTACACAATTTGAAATTTGACTGCGCTCATAAATTTAACGTCATATCCCGATTATTCTCACCCTTTGAGTAATAAACTACCTCgttcagtaaaaaaatatatatacacatacatatatcactTTGAAAATTCTCCATAGCCCAAAGTAAACCGAGGCCAAACATGAAATTTTAGTCAGCCAGGAGAAAGGCTGGATACCCTTAACAGAAGAATGTAGTCTAGCGTGGAACTTCACAGATGTCCCACATCACAACATACCTCTCTGCAGTGTCTTAGTATCTTACTGGAGCAAAGGAACGACGGACCGCGCACTTGTCCCCTCAGGGCAAGTCAGCACAGGGAACAGGGAGTCTGCAGGCTCCGTACCCTTGACCAAGCTTAGGTGGGAAAAACACAAGCCTAGTGTGACAGGGAAAGAACGGGCATTTATTCAAAGTgtacttattgagcatctacgGTGTGCCAGCAAACCCTAGCTCTGGACTGGCTCTGACAGACCTGTCGGGGGGCTTTTGGCACTTCTCCTTCACAGAGCGCCGGTCCTGAAGGGGAGCAAACCAGTCCCGGGCTCGCCTACCTCCAAGGGCCGGACGGAGCCTGCAATAGCGACAGAGTGCTTCATAAAGAGCCAGGGGCACGAAGGCCGGTCGCCCCAAACGGACTCTCAAACCCCGGCCCGGGCCGAGCGAGCGGGCCCCGGGCAGCCGCCCACCGGCAGCCGCGCCACGCGGAGACGGGTCCCCGCCCTCCGAGGGGCCGCGCTTACCCGTCGGGCGAGTACTCGAGGTTGAAGACGGCCCCATGGGTGCGGGTGCTGAGGTACACCGAGTCCGCGGGATGGATGGAACCATAGAGGTTAGTCATGGTGCGGAAATTGTCTCGTGCCGGATCCACGAACAGCCCGCGGCCCAGGCTGCGCTCTCTCAGCCACCCGAACAGCTGGGCGCCAGGGCCGCCCAGGCGGGCGCTGAGGCAGTGCCGGCCCCGGCTCCCGGCCCTGCAGTCAGGCCCAGGTTGCCGGCGCGGCGGGGAAGGCGGTGACTGCTCTTCCTGGGCGGAAGCGGCTGAGGGCTTTAGAGCTCCGGGCGGCCGGAGCTCCCCCGCGCGCCCAGCCTGGGGCTGCGAAGGGGCGCAGGGGTGGCGAGGGCTCCCGCAGGGCGACGGGGGAGGGGCTGCGTCAGCCCCCGGCTGTAGCGACGGGGGCGGAGAAGGGAGCGGCCCGGCAGCTGCAGCCTGTCTCGCGTGGGGTGCTGGCTCCTCAGCCCCGGCTCCGGCCGCCCTGTCCCCTCCGGGGCTACCGGGCCCGAAGGGAAACATGACCAACGCACCGACTCCCAGCTCCTGGCTGCTGCCCCGCCCGCCGACACCTCGGCGCTCCCGCCCCAGCCGCCACTTCCGGCGTACGTTGGCCTAACCCCACCGGCTGGGAAACCCGCGCCGCCTCTCGGCCATCATCCGCTGGGGACCAAGAAAGCAGGGACACCGCCCGACTGTGGGTACCGCGTCCCGGAGGGTTGGAGGTCTGGAGCGACTAGGTGCGTGGGCGCGCAACTGAGGATGCCCAGGGTCTGGGCTGCATGGAGTAACTTTAGCATCTGGGCACCGCTTGTGACATTATCGGTATGTGGTTGTCAGTGACCAGACTGTGTCCTTGGGGATGACAGGGCCTGACTAGTCAGTCCAAGAGGCTGGGTATGATTATGTACTGTTTACATAATCATCTCTACACTGAGACCAGCGAAGGTAAGAAATGACCATATTATGGGCTGCTCACGCATAGTAAGTAGCATGGTGTACTGCCTACACAGCCTGGGAATCTAGGGACTCGGGTTAACTTCTGCACTAAAAAGCCCTGGTTTGTACATTGCCTGGAAATGGGGCTTACTGGTGCGCTGGAGCTCTGCCCAACTCCCAGTTACTTGACCTACTAGGTCAAGACTTTATCAAGGCCAAAGCCTTCCTCTCTGCAGGAAGGAACATATATCCAGTCAGGAGTCACTGAGGGGAGCTGAAGACCTGAATCAATTCAGCCTTACAAGCAATAGAGCCCACCGTCAGTCCTGCTTACCTCTGCCAAGCAGGGCATAACAGATGCAAGGCCCTTCACCACTGCTGTTGAAGACAAATACATAGGACTTGTTTGCAGAAAAAGATTAACGAACTGGTGTGTTtcttggggagggaaggagagtctTCAATGAAGGGAAGCCTGAGGTATAAGAAGAGGTAGGTATAAGAACTGACAACCCTTCTAGGCCTTGATCAAGACCTGAGTTATAGAAAGCTCCCATCTGGTGACTGTTTAGGATAGTCTGAAAGATCTCAAAAGTAAAGgaatgagactcagagagggctGAACATTCAGCAGTTCCTCCCACCAGCAAAGTTAGTAGTTATTCAACTCTTCTGTCCATGAGCTGACTGAAAAATGGCAAGAAGCAAGTGTTCAGAGGAGATCAAGGCAGCCATTACTCTGGAGATATTCCCCATGTTAGGGGTAGAGGTCTGttttataattaacaaataatgtCCCTTAGTGACCTACAACTTCTGGCTGCAACCGATACTTAATAAAGGCCCTCTACTTGATTCCCGAGTTATGGCCAATGGCTAAAATTATTTTGGTGTATAAAACCTTGACCATGATATATTCAATGCTATTAACTTTctcaataagtaaaataaaactcaatatttttcctttttttttatgcccctgcctcctcccctcaAAAGTCAGTTTTAAAAGGTTACATATTCTAAGGTATTTAAGATATAGTTCCAACAGAATAACacaagctctgcaacaagagttgTGCTGTCTCAAGATAACCAGGTTTCACAGTTCAGGCAATTCAAAATTAACTGTCGCCCTAAAACTGATTAAGAACTATTCCCTGGCAATTTAGAGAATCTAACGAaggcaaatggaaacaaagacaTTTTGTAGGTTTGCATGTACCTCTATCAGTTAGATAATGAAAATGTCTCCTGAAAAGTTAAGACAGCCACACACTTAAGGCAGTGGTGGTTGTAACATGCAGAACGAGTCGCTTAGTAATGTCAGGGTTGGTTTTTTCTTATACTTCTTAAAATATGAGAACCTTCTTGTTCCAAATAATTTTTACTAAACCCTAAAATAAGGATAAACTACATAAGGACTAAAattctattgagatgaccatgatttaaataaaaatcactggAGGTTAATGGAGAAGGCACTAAAGATAGAACAACTTGGTGCCTGCTTCTGTTTACCCACTGCCTTTCAGAGCCTTTATATACCATCATGTTAACACAGAATTGATTTCAAACcacagtctagggcttccctggtggtgcagtggttgagagtccgcctgccaatgcaggggacacgggttcatgccctggtccgggaagatcccacatgccgcggagcggctaggcccgtgagccgtagctgctgagcctgcgcgtccggaacctgtgctccacaacgggagaggccacaacagtgagaggcgcgcgaacccccccccccaaaaaaaacaaaacacagtctaTATAGACCAATTTCCATgtaacactatttttaaaagctaaaatatgTTCAACTTCAATTGCTGAAATTCACAGATATCAGTTCATCAGAAATGCCTAAAGCATCCTCTGAACTCCTTTGTCCCTGATGCTCCTTTCACAtcacaacaaaagtaaaaaagtaaaaggttTCCCCGAGGCCCAGATATCACATGTCCCTTAGGATCTATCTCATCAAGCTGGCAGGGAacaaatttatttactttcttccctATCCATtgactaaacatttaaaaaaattacttcccAACTGGTGTCTCATAATGCAATGTGCTGGAAATGTAAACACTGGCCTTTCTGTTCAGACTTTTATACTTTGGGAGCAGCAGGTTCACTCCTGATGTCTTTGACATCATTGGTTCTGCCCATCAAATAGAATTCTTTGTTGGGAACAAGACTGACAAAATGAGCAAGGCAGTTGGACATGGCATAAAAAGCTGAAATTGCAGCTATATCCCAGGCATCTTCTTGGTTGAATCCGTGCACCTCGAGCTTTTTGAAATGGTCATCTGTTATGTCATCAGCTCGGGAAATAGCAAGTGCAAATTCCAGCATTGCCTTTTCCCAGGCAGGGAGGTCAGACTTTCTCCAGTTCACACAGACCTGCAAGAAAACACACAGTTAGAAGCAGAATCTCTGTCCATCACAATACAGCCAATAAAACACAAGGCCTAACAAAATAAGCATTAATGAAAAAACCCAAGATTAGAGTAAAGAGGCAAAGTCAGGCCACAATAAACTTTCCAGACAGGTAAGTATCTTGGTCAAGTTCAATATAATGCAAACCTGGAACTCTAGCTCTGCTGGGAAATCTTCTTTGCTCACTCCAACTACTTCTTTCTCCTCTAAACACCCATTTCATCAGAAAGCTCAGAAACAAGACTCAGAGACTCTTAATACATAAGGACCCCCAAATACCAACCTTTTTGTATGAGAAAAGTGAAGCTTAGATAATTATCCCTTTGTCCCCACTTaatcctaaatgacacaatatttGCAAAATTAATAGCTGATACTTAAGCAATGAATATGTGCTAAGCATGTACTCAATGCTTCATATTAACTGTCTCATGTAATTCTTATAAAAATCCTAGGAAGCAATGCTTTTTATCACtccccattttattggcaaagaaactgaagctcagagaggtcacacacttccccaaggtcacacagctagagagtgacagagctgggatatgAATCCAAGTGTATTTGATTCCAATGACTATACTAATAATCATTACCCTTGCTAAAGCAAAATACTGGAAACCATTAACCACCTAAAAATAGGAAGAATAGTCCAGCAAACAATAGTGTGACACTATATCCTATGGTCATTAGGGAGACAATGCTTGAGAGACTGATCCTGGATGAGCAAAGGTCTGGCGAGTAGGCAGAAGGATCTCAGCAGGGAAAAGGGGATGATGCACCTATCTCGTTTAGCTTCTGGCTGGCAACAAAAGGCCCTCAGGGAACAATTTTCAAGGTCTCCACTCAGGTGGGGTCAGGAGGGAAGGTTGGGGGATAGGAAGActgaatctgaaagtgaaattaagaaaacactcccatttaccattgcaacaaaaagaataaaaaatctaggaataggggcttccctggtggcgcagtggttgagagtcctcctgccgatgcaggggacacgggtttgtgccccggtccgggaagatcccacatgccacggagcggctgggcccgtgagccatggccactgagcctgcgcgtccggagcctgtgctccgcaacgggagaggccacaacagtgagaggcctgcgtaccgccaaaaaaaaaaaaaaaagtatgaaattagaacactccctaacaccatacacaaaaataaactcaaaatggattaaagacctaaatataaggccagaaactatcaaactcttagaggaaaacataggcagaacactctatgacataaatcacagcaagatcctttttgacccacctcctagagaaatggaaataaaaacaaaaataaacaaatgggacctaatgaaacttaaaagcttttgcacagcaaaggaaaccataaacaagaccaaaagacaaccctcagaatgggagaaaatatttgcaaatgaagcaactgacaaaggattaatctccaacatttacaagcagctcatgcagctcaataacaaaaaaacaaacaacccaatccaaaaatgggcagaagacctaaacagacattgctccaaagaagctatacagattgccaacaaacacatgaaagaatgctcaacatcattaatcattagagaaatgcaaatcaaaactacaatgagatatcatctcgccagtcatcaaaaaatctagaaacaataaatgctggagagggtgtggagaaaagggaaccctcttgcactgttggtgggaatgtaaattgatacagccactatggagaacagtatggaggttccttcaaaaactacaaatagaactaccatatggcccagcaatcccactactgggtatatactctgagaaaaccataattcaaaaagagtcagatgtggcacatatatacaatggaatattactcagccataaaaagaaacgaaattgagttatttgtagtgaggtggatggacctacagtctgtcatacagagtggagtaagtcagaaagggaaaaacaaatactgtatgctaacacatatatatggaacctaaggaaaaaaaaggtcatgaagaacctaggggcaagacaggaataaagacacagatctactagagaatggacttgaggatatagggagggggaagggtaagctgtgacaaagtgagagagtggcatggacttatatatactaccaaacgtaaaatagatagctagtgggaagcagccgcatagcacagggagatcagcttggtgctttgtgaccacctagaggggtgggatagggagcgtgggagggagggagatggaagaggtaagagatatgggaacatatgtatatatataactgattcactttgttataaagcagaaactaacacaccattgtaaagcaattatactccaataaagatgttaacaaaaaaaataaaaagaagtcaccgcaatgagaagcctgcgcaccacaacaaagagtaaccctcgctcaccgcaactagagaaagcctgggcgcagcaacgaagacccaacacagccaaaaataaatagataaataaataaatgtacaaaaggAAAATCAGCATGCAGTACATTTGTAATTTTTAGAATCCAGtgaactaaaaaaatttaaagattcaTTCAAATACTACTTCCTTCAGGACACCTATCTTGACTCCTACCTTCCTCCCACAGAGGCAATCATTTCATCCTTTGTATTCTCAGGGCTGACACCCTAATCAGGTTGTTACAGACACCGTAACCCTTGGTATTTTCACGTGGTGACAGTGAACTCCCCCAGGGCATGGAAGGTGCTTCAGCTGAATTTCTGGCTCAGAGCAAAAGCTCAATTAGTCTTGTTGATAGAAAGTTACAGACTCCACCTGTCAACAAAGAAAAGGAACCAAGAGATACCACTTTTCCAACTTCTCAAGTAGCACAGATTTCTAAAAAGGAAGTGTTGGGAAAGAGTCCAGAAGGCCGTGGTACGGCCCAACCTCTCCGAAGGGCAACTCGGTCATTTCCCCGAGGGAAATACTGAGAAATGGTAAGGTGTATCCCAGAGGCAGTCGAGGGCAGCACCGCCCCTGCTGCACTGGCTCCAGGCCGTCAAGCCCCCCAAACAAGAAGCGGTCCTAATCCACCCAGGCGGATCTGCTGGGAAGACCCCACGCTCTGGCCGAAAGCAAGACGCGGCCTCGACGCTGGAAAGTGCGCCGCCGACTGCACTGGCCCGGGCCTCATCTGCATTTCCCAGTCGCAGCGGCCACTTTCACACCAAGAAAAGGCTGCACACGCCGTTCCGAAACGCGAACTTCGCAACCGCTGCCCAATTGGACCCCAACACCGCACTGGCGTGCTGCCTTAGTCTGGGTCCGCGGCTCGGAGACTGTCTCCGCACACTTGCTTGCGGTCTTGGCTTCCAGCCACTTGCACGTGGACGGACCTCTGCATCCCCAGGCCTGCCCGCCACCCAGGCCTCGGCCATGCGCGGTCACTCACCATCGGCCGCACGACGCCAAGGCGGCAAAGCACTGACACAGCGGCACGCGGCGTGAAGGCCAGGTGCCCTTCCCATGTGCCCAGCCCTCTGGGCCCGACGTGCAGGGCACCGCCTGCGAGATGCTTTCAACCTAACCCCTCCAGGCCTGAGCTTCAGGTCTCAGGTGACTACTCTTCTCCAGGCCTCTGATTTCATCTGTGGACTTGGGAATGAGCCAGACAGATGCCCACGTGCTTCCCACACAGAAGTGCCCTTGATATGCCTCCTCAGCCAGGTTTGGGCCGAGTTTCTGACAGAGACTCCTCTATTGATGTGGGGGTGCCTGAGGGACAATCCAGGGACCGTTTCCTGATCTCTCACTCTGTCTGGCCCAGACCCGACGTCATTGAGTACTATACAGGCATGGCCTTGGGTCAGCCGCGATCAAGGTAGTCGTGGTCACCGAATACCTGCTGGATCCAGACCCTCTGGAACTGGGTTggagtggggagaagagaaaaagaatctgTGCCATTCCTTCTGCAAAAGGTAACCGACCAAGAACAGCTCCTGTGATAATCTGACTGCAAAACAACAAAAGTTACACTTCAGTTGGCCTCTATTATCTTATTCAGTTGGCTCAGCAG
This region of Delphinus delphis chromosome 6, mDelDel1.2, whole genome shotgun sequence genomic DNA includes:
- the LOC132426587 gene encoding uncharacterized protein, yielding MIVSLAPACPAVCLQVRSRNAQLESVAEHPLPVSRIAEWDTRRRHLSFRGNLGKLAEGLQELALSSDSGLRRTADLLPGKSDYHRSCSWSVTFCRRNGTDSFSLLPTPTQFQRVWIQQVCVNWRKSDLPAWEKAMLEFALAISRADDITDDHFKKLEVHGFNQEDAWDIAAISAFYAMSNCLAHFVSLVPNKEFYLMGRTNDVKDIRSEPAAPKV